Proteins encoded together in one Camelina sativa cultivar DH55 chromosome 9, Cs, whole genome shotgun sequence window:
- the LOC104710934 gene encoding uncharacterized protein LOC104710934: MQEIPSNILILVLLLFFLNFSPSTQNPQQQEEGIYYCGNTPIPYPSNLITCRSGDLYFKTSTGLSHVSGTEEVRLRARVSMEVEGRIPDLCIACERPDGNCGVALRCLCHPKECKNKVVNFGTKSRALSGNTQQLLPFVSMALFLMCF; the protein is encoded by the exons atgcAAGAAATCCCCAGCAATATCCTcatccttgttcttcttctcttctttctaaaTTTCTCACCTTCCACACAAAAcccacaacaacaagaagaaggaaTATACTACTGTGGTAACACTCCAATCCCATACCCATCTAATCTCATAACCTGCAGATCTGGAGACCTCTACTTCAAAACCTCAACTGGTCTCTCCCATGTCTCCGGAACAGAGGAAGTGAGATTGAGAGCTAGGGTTTCCATGGAAGTCGAAGGTCGCATACCTGATTTATGCATCGCTTGTGAGAGACCAGATGGTAACTGTGGTGTTGCTCTAAGATGTCTTTGTCATCCTAAAGAATGCA AGAATAAAGTTGTAAACTTTGGAACAAAGTCTCGAGCTTTATCTGGTAATACGCAGCAGCTTCTTCCATTTGTGTCCATGGCTTTGTTTCTCATGTGTTTTTGA
- the LOC109126657 gene encoding uncharacterized protein LOC109126657, whose amino-acid sequence MVIMLVMIAAIGGGEARHIHRHGRTWIGCFRYCSRDCSDYDGNCFEHCKIKCGGPTPPKTNSRNSHGKNNTYSEETEVGGKRN is encoded by the exons ATGGTGATAATGTTGGTGATGATTGCtgcgataggaggaggagaagcaagACATATTCATAGACATGGAAGGACTTGGATAGGTTGCTTTCGGTATTGTTCTCGCGATTGCAGCGATTATGATGGAAATTGCTTTGAACATTGTAAGATCAAATGTGGTGGTCCTACCCCTCCAAAAACCAATTCAAG GAATTCACATGGGAAGAATAATACGTACAGTGAGGAAACTGAGGTTGGAGGAAAGAGAAATTGA